One Asterias rubens chromosome 1, eAstRub1.3, whole genome shotgun sequence genomic region harbors:
- the LOC117298851 gene encoding putative E3 ubiquitin-protein ligase UBR7 — MASQSERGAEEPKLEENEDTVLSMVEVLQESEDLEEEATAVLGDSDDRCCTYPLGYRERQALYACTTCTPAGDGQPAGVCLACSYECHEGHQMYELYTKRNFRCDCGNSKFGSMTCKLIANKADTNPDNKYNQNFRGVYCICSRPYPDPEDEIEDEMIQCVVCEDWFHGRHLGGVSVPDSNDFQEMVCGRCMEGSCHFLWYYNITSKEVKLETEDSSAVVEVEEDLKTEPQQEISQEDQKKNPVSSDAKPVAINTASNGSESNILPDNSSNVNSSTSAVAEALPTTTEQTIKTQASTSSETSPQEKLSTTHAGTSGEESKAQLNGRSDAEDKSVDSCKLNELKRREIVKKGHATFWPSGWRSKLCTCLECKKLYEREQISFLLDEFDTVSAYEERGKVKHAGSSQYQRGMDALTTLNRVQQVEVLHGYNDLKTSLNDYLQSFASEGKVVKRQDIDDFFSDMQSRKKQRVGDSGIQHFCR, encoded by the exons atggcatcgCAGTCAGAGAGAGGAGCTGAAGAGCCCAAACTTGAAGAAAATGAAGACACCGTGTTGTCTATGGTTGAAGTGTTGCAGGAAAGTGAAGATCTAGAGGAAGAAGCTACAGCTGTACTAGGAGACAGTGACGATAGATGCTGCACTTACCCTTTG GGTTACAGAGAAAGGCAAGCTTTGTATGCTTGCACAACATGCACACCAGCTGGTGATGGTCAGCCAGCAGGAGTGTGCCTTGCATGTAGCTACGAGTGCCACGAGGGACATCAGATGTATGAACTTTACACAAAAAG AAACTTCAGATGTGACTGTGGGAATAGCAAGTTTGGATCAATGACATGTAAGCTCATTGCA AATAAAGCAGATACCAACCCGGACAACAAATACAACCAGAACTTCCGCGGTGTTTACTGCATATGCAGCAGACCTTACCCAGACCCCGAGGATGAG ATTGAAGATGAGATGATCCAGTGTGTTGTGTGTGAAGATTGGTTTCATGGAAGG cACCTTGGTGGAGTAAGTGTCCCAGACAGTAATGACTTTCAGGAGATGGTGTGTGGCCGATGTATGGAGGGGTCCTGCCATTTCCTATGGTACTACAATATCACCAGTAAAG AAGTGAAATTAGAGACCGAGGACTCATCGGCTGTTGTGGAAGTGGAGGAAGACTTAAAGACTGAGCCACAACAAGAAATTAGCCAGGAGGACCAGAAAAAA AATCCTGTGAGTAGTGACGCCAAACCTGTAGCAATAAATACAGCGAGTAACGGCTCAGAAAGCAACATCCTGCCTGATAACTCTAGTAACGTCAACTCATCAACCTCGGCTGTAGCTGAAGCTCTCCCAACAACTACCGAACAAACAATCAAGACTCAAGCCTCTACTTCTTCAGAGACCTCGCCCCAAGAGAAGCTCTCCACAACCCATGCCGGGACCTCTGGTGAAGAGAGTAAAGCGCAGCTGAATGGGCGAAGCGACGCAGAGGATAAATCTGTGGATAGCTGTAAGCTGAATGAGCTGAAACGGCGAGAGATTGTCAAGAAGGGACATGCCACTTTCTGGCCCAGCGGCTGGAGAAGTAAACTGTGTACATGTCTGGAGTGCAAG AAATTGTATGAGAGGGAGCAGATATCCTTCTTACTGGATGAATTTGATACGGTATCGGCCTACGAGGAACGAGGCAAAGTAAAACATGCTGGCTCATCTCAATACCAGAGGGGCATGGATGCCCTGACTACATTGAATCGCGTGCAACAAGTGGAAGTACTTCACG GATACAATGATCTGAAGACATCTCTGAATGACTATCTCCAGAGTTTTGCTTCTGAGGGCAAG GTGGTCAAAAGACAAGATATTGATGACTTCTTTTCTGACATGCAATCTCGCAAGAAGCAACGTGTTGGCGATTCAGGTATCCAGCACTTCTGCAGATGA